GACATAGTTTTGCTGGAATTGATCAAAAACCACCGCACAGACCTTCTGAGTAGGGAATTTTCCGGATTTGAAAGAAAATTGTTTTTTCGGGAACCAAAAGGATGGTATTTTTACTCTAATCCTATATCACTAACTAATAGTCTAACTAAGGAGTTATCACCATGCACATCAAAAAGTTACTTTGGGTCCTGCTGCTGTTCCCGGCCCTGGCTATGGCACAGGGGATTAGTTGGGGGCCGCGGGTACGGGTGGACGATGCCGCCGGAAGCGGTCCCCATGCGGCCATCCATCCCTACACCATAATAGACAATAGTTTAAGGGTCTACTCGGGGTGGGAGGACGACCGGGACGGCAACGGGAGGTACTCCATCTATTTCTCCCGATCCACCGACTTGGCCGCCAGTTTTTCTGCCAACATCCCGGTAATCGGAGACTCGCTCAGCCACCGATATCCCTGGATGACCAAGGTGGGCTCCAGCATCTATCTGGTCTGGCAGGCCCTGCACGGCAGCAATTGGAAGATCTACTTCTCCCGTTCCACGGACAACGGTTCCTCCTTCACTGCGCCGGACACAGTCAAGGGGGTGGCCATCAGCAATAGCCAGAGTTCCGCGGTCAATTTGGGCCCCATCCCCAAGATAGCCGCCGACCCAAAGGACAGTGTGCTGTATCTGGTCTGGGCCGATGATGCCGCCGGGACCACCAGGGTTAAATGCGCCAAGTCAACTAACCGGGGAGACAGCTTTTTCGGCTCGGTCAACGTCAATACCAACCTGGCCGGAATGGCCCGGCACCCGTCCATTGCTGTTGGTGACAGTGGACAGGTTTTTGTGGCTTACGAGCAGGGAGGCGGCACCAACCAGGATCCTAACCCTCACGTCTATTATAACCTTTCCGCAGACTACGGAGCCGCCTTCAGTGCTACTGCTCTCAAGGTCAACGACGACCCAGGCCCGGCGCGACATATGAATCCCAGCATCACCCGCCGGCCTGGCGAGGTAATGGTGATCTGGGAGGACGCCCGGCAGCCACCGGCCGCGGCCGCTGACAGGCCATATCTGTTTTTCAGCCAGAAATACGACACCGCCGCTGCGTTCTCTGCCAACCTTCAGGTCAGCTACGGCTCGGGCGAATTCAATTTCCGGCCCCGGATAGCCATAGATCAGACCAACGGCAACTTAGTGGTGGCCTGGCACAGCGACAGCAGCGGGGCCAAGTTCGAGTTGCGGATGACCGCCTTCAACGACTCCATCGGCCAGTTCATCAACTCCTACAAGCTGTTCAACACCTTTACCGGAACCTCCGGGGCCAATTTCGGCAACGCCTTCTATCCGCCGGCCCTGGCCATAACCAACATCGACAGCGTTACCAACTTTTTCATGGTGTGGCAGGACCTGGGCGAGGACGCCTCGGGTAACATCTACGCGGTGCGCGGCCGGGTGGTTACCAGCCAGGTGGACCTGGACGTCTTTCCCGACGCCCTGGATGCCCACGGCGACAGCCTGGATTTCGGCATCCTACCGGCCGGGCCGGCCTATGTCTCCCGCAGCTTCCGCCTGGCCAATGCCAGCGATGCCGTCAATCCCGACACGGCCGACGGCCCCAGCACCTCCAGGATAGACACCTTGACGGCCTACCCCATCGTTCTCAAAAACCTGTCGGACAGCATATTGACCGGCTTCATCGAAACGCCGGCCAGTCTCCCGGCTTTGGAGATAGGACAAAGCCTTGACGTAACCGTTACTCTATATATACCCGAGGGGACCCTTTCCGGCCGTTACGAAGGATTTTGCAATATGCGGGCGGTGGGCA
The sequence above is drawn from the candidate division TA06 bacterium genome and encodes:
- a CDS encoding T9SS type A sorting domain-containing protein, with amino-acid sequence MHIKKLLWVLLLFPALAMAQGISWGPRVRVDDAAGSGPHAAIHPYTIIDNSLRVYSGWEDDRDGNGRYSIYFSRSTDLAASFSANIPVIGDSLSHRYPWMTKVGSSIYLVWQALHGSNWKIYFSRSTDNGSSFTAPDTVKGVAISNSQSSAVNLGPIPKIAADPKDSVLYLVWADDAAGTTRVKCAKSTNRGDSFFGSVNVNTNLAGMARHPSIAVGDSGQVFVAYEQGGGTNQDPNPHVYYNLSADYGAAFSATALKVNDDPGPARHMNPSITRRPGEVMVIWEDARQPPAAAADRPYLFFSQKYDTAAAFSANLQVSYGSGEFNFRPRIAIDQTNGNLVVAWHSDSSGAKFELRMTAFNDSIGQFINSYKLFNTFTGTSGANFGNAFYPPALAITNIDSVTNFFMVWQDLGEDASGNIYAVRGRVVTSQVDLDVFPDALDAHGDSLDFGILPAGPAYVSRSFRLANASDAVNPDTADGPSTSRIDTLTAYPIVLKNLSDSILTGFIETPASLPALEIGQSLDVTVTLYIPEGTLSGRYEGFCNMRAVGSDLTVDTDSIRIVVQGPTAAVDLENLRVFPNPFKPYIGHTVVNFEGLTAQATVKIYDIKGRLVEEISETNGDGLATWAPKAASGVYIYSVTNPQGAKKTGKIAVIR